In one window of Streptomyces roseofulvus DNA:
- a CDS encoding ABC transporter permease has protein sequence MTPPHDTGAGGRPARTRGARRLTEHRLFWPAAVLAALLLGNLALTHDFFAVRVQNGHLYGSLIDILQFGAPLILVSVGMTLVIATRGIDLSVGSTVAIAGALACEHIATAKDPGSLSTVMAAIAVALGVAAAIGLLNGLLVARLGVQPIVATLVLMVAGRGVAQLITDGQIISVSSSAYKMIGGGYWLTLPFAVLLAAALVAVTSVVTRRTALGMLIESVGGNPVASRLVGIRASGLLVTVYIVSAVCAAVAGLMISSNVSSADGNNAGLWIELDAILAVVIGGTALTGGRFSLGGTVLGALIIQTLSTTIYTLGVPPETTLVFKALVVIVVCLVQSPAFRARLSRRRRTAAPDPAPAAGDLTARRQEVHS, from the coding sequence ATGACACCACCTCACGACACCGGCGCCGGGGGGCGTCCGGCCCGGACGCGCGGCGCCCGGCGGCTCACCGAGCACCGGCTGTTCTGGCCCGCCGCCGTGCTGGCCGCGCTGCTCCTCGGGAACCTCGCGCTCACCCACGACTTCTTCGCCGTCCGCGTCCAGAACGGACACCTGTACGGCAGCCTGATCGACATCCTCCAGTTCGGCGCCCCGCTGATCCTGGTCTCCGTCGGCATGACGCTCGTCATCGCCACCCGCGGCATCGACCTCTCGGTCGGTTCGACGGTCGCCATCGCCGGGGCCCTCGCCTGCGAGCACATCGCCACCGCGAAGGACCCCGGAAGCCTCTCGACCGTCATGGCCGCGATCGCGGTCGCGCTCGGCGTGGCCGCGGCGATCGGCCTGCTCAACGGCCTGCTCGTCGCCCGGCTCGGCGTCCAGCCCATCGTCGCCACGCTGGTCCTCATGGTCGCCGGACGCGGCGTGGCCCAGCTGATCACCGACGGCCAGATCATCAGCGTCTCCAGCAGCGCCTACAAGATGATCGGCGGCGGCTACTGGCTCACCCTGCCCTTCGCCGTCCTGCTCGCCGCGGCCCTCGTCGCCGTCACCTCCGTCGTCACCCGGCGGACCGCGCTCGGCATGCTCATCGAATCGGTGGGCGGCAACCCGGTCGCGAGCCGGCTCGTCGGCATCCGGGCGTCCGGCCTCCTCGTCACGGTGTACATCGTCAGTGCCGTGTGCGCCGCGGTCGCCGGCCTGATGATCAGCTCCAACGTGTCCAGCGCCGACGGCAACAACGCCGGCCTGTGGATCGAGCTCGACGCGATCCTCGCCGTGGTCATCGGCGGCACCGCGCTGACCGGCGGCCGCTTCTCCCTCGGCGGCACCGTCCTCGGCGCGCTGATCATCCAGACCCTCTCGACCACCATCTACACCCTCGGCGTACCGCCGGAGACCACCCTCGTCTTCAAGGCCCTGGTCGTCATCGTCGTGTGTCTCGTCCAGTCGCCCGCGTTCCGCGCGCGGCTCTCCCGCCGTCGCCGGACGGCCGCCCCGGACCCGGCCCCGGCGGCCGGCGACCTGACGGCCCGCCGGCAGGAGGTCCACTCGTGA
- the mmsA gene encoding multiple monosaccharide ABC transporter ATP-binding protein — translation MRSIVKTFPGVRALDDVTLSVERGEVHALCGENGAGKSTLMKVLSGVHPHGTYEGEILFDGEPCRFKDIRASERRGIVIIHQELALVPHLSIAENIFLGNEPSRRGIIDWREALRRASELLRRVGLDEHPETRVADIGVGKQQLVEIAKALAKDVRLLILDEPTAALNDEDSAKLLGLMGELKSQGITSILISHKLNEIARIADAVTILRDGRSIETLDVRDPATTEERIIRGMVGRDLDSRFPDRTPYEGPADATPVLEVRDWTVRHPLDRGRKVVDGVSLQVRRGEIVGVAGLMGAGRTELAMSVFGRSYGRYERGTVLKDGREVRTRTVPEAVAHGIAYVTEDRKHYGLDLGDSVSRNISLASLGALARRGVVDGHEERRVAERYRRTMNIKAPNVLEPVGRLSGGNQQKVVLSKWILAGPDVLVLDEPTRGVDVGAKYEIYTVIDRLAAEGKAILLISSELPELLGMCDRIYTMAAGRLTGEVGRADATQEVLMRHMTQSSPAPPAVPAGTASTEGHQA, via the coding sequence ATGCGTTCCATCGTCAAGACCTTCCCCGGAGTCAGGGCGCTCGACGACGTGACCCTCTCCGTGGAACGCGGTGAGGTGCACGCCCTGTGCGGGGAGAACGGCGCCGGCAAGTCGACCCTGATGAAGGTCCTCTCCGGGGTCCACCCGCACGGGACGTACGAGGGCGAGATCCTCTTCGACGGCGAGCCGTGCCGCTTCAAGGACATCAGGGCCAGCGAGCGGCGCGGGATCGTCATCATCCACCAGGAGCTCGCGCTCGTCCCCCATCTGTCGATCGCCGAGAACATCTTCCTCGGCAACGAACCGTCCCGGCGCGGCATCATCGACTGGCGCGAGGCGCTGCGCCGGGCGTCCGAACTGCTGCGACGGGTCGGCCTCGACGAGCACCCGGAGACCCGGGTCGCCGACATCGGCGTCGGCAAGCAGCAACTGGTGGAGATCGCGAAGGCGCTGGCGAAGGACGTCCGGCTGCTCATCCTCGACGAGCCCACCGCGGCGCTCAACGACGAGGACAGCGCGAAGCTCCTGGGTCTGATGGGAGAACTGAAGAGCCAGGGCATCACCTCGATCCTCATCTCGCACAAGCTGAACGAGATCGCCCGGATCGCCGACGCCGTCACCATCCTGCGCGACGGGCGCTCCATCGAGACCCTCGACGTCAGGGACCCGGCCACCACCGAGGAGCGCATCATCCGCGGCATGGTGGGCCGCGACCTCGACAGCCGCTTCCCCGACCGGACGCCGTACGAGGGCCCGGCCGACGCCACCCCCGTCCTGGAGGTCCGCGACTGGACCGTGCGCCACCCGCTCGACCGCGGCCGCAAGGTCGTCGACGGCGTGTCGCTCCAGGTCCGGCGCGGGGAGATCGTCGGCGTCGCGGGACTCATGGGGGCCGGCCGGACCGAACTGGCCATGAGCGTCTTCGGGCGTTCCTACGGCCGCTACGAGCGGGGCACCGTGCTCAAGGACGGCCGCGAGGTGCGGACGCGTACGGTTCCCGAGGCGGTCGCCCACGGCATCGCGTACGTCACCGAGGACCGCAAGCACTACGGCCTCGACCTCGGGGACTCCGTGAGCCGGAACATCTCGCTCGCCTCGCTCGGCGCGCTCGCCCGCCGCGGGGTCGTCGACGGGCACGAGGAGCGCCGGGTCGCCGAGCGGTACCGGCGGACCATGAACATCAAGGCTCCGAACGTCCTCGAACCGGTCGGCCGTCTGTCCGGCGGCAACCAGCAGAAGGTCGTCCTCAGCAAGTGGATCCTCGCCGGACCGGACGTCCTCGTCCTCGACGAGCCCACGCGCGGGGTCGACGTGGGAGCCAAGTACGAGATCTACACCGTGATCGACCGGCTCGCCGCCGAGGGCAAGGCGATCCTCCTCATCTCCTCCGAACTGCCCGAACTGCTGGGCATGTGCGACCGCATCTACACCATGGCCGCCGGGCGGCTGACCGGCGAGGTCGGCCGTGCCGACGCCACCCAGGAAGTGCTGATGCGGCACATGACGCAGAGCTCCCCCGCACCGCCGGCGGTCCCCGCGGGCACCGCCTCCACCGAAGGACACCAGGCATGA
- a CDS encoding ABC transporter substrate-binding protein, giving the protein MAHRALRVITAAVLAAGVLTACTTEPASDGTTGGAGKGSSDGKLVLGFAQVGAESGWRTANTKSVREAAEKAGITLKFSDAQQKQENQIKAIRTFIQQKVDVIAFSPVVESGWDTVLKEAKNAGIPVILTDRAVDSQDTSLYQTFLGSDFVKEGQEAGKWLVKEYEGTSDPVNVVELQGTTGSAPANDRKAGFAEAIKGDPKFKVIASQTGDFTRAKGKEVMQAFLKSHKDIDVLYAHNDDMALGAIQAIEEAGKKPGTDIKVISVDGIKDAFVAMQEKKINVVVECNPLLGDQLMDLVKKVAAGESVPRRVEVEEGVFTQDQAAAALPGRQY; this is encoded by the coding sequence ATGGCCCACAGAGCCCTCCGCGTCATCACCGCCGCCGTCCTGGCCGCTGGTGTGCTGACCGCCTGCACCACCGAGCCCGCGTCCGACGGCACCACCGGCGGTGCCGGCAAGGGCTCCTCCGACGGCAAGCTGGTGCTCGGGTTCGCCCAGGTGGGAGCCGAGAGCGGCTGGCGCACCGCCAACACCAAGTCCGTCCGCGAGGCCGCCGAGAAGGCGGGCATCACGCTGAAGTTCTCCGACGCCCAGCAGAAGCAGGAGAACCAGATCAAGGCGATCCGCACCTTCATCCAGCAGAAGGTGGACGTCATCGCCTTCTCGCCGGTCGTGGAGTCCGGCTGGGACACCGTCCTGAAGGAGGCCAAGAACGCCGGCATCCCGGTGATCCTCACCGACCGCGCGGTCGACTCGCAGGACACCTCGCTCTACCAGACCTTCCTCGGCTCCGACTTCGTCAAGGAGGGCCAGGAGGCCGGCAAGTGGCTCGTCAAGGAGTACGAGGGCACCTCCGACCCCGTCAACGTCGTCGAGCTCCAGGGCACCACCGGCTCCGCCCCCGCCAACGACCGCAAGGCCGGCTTCGCCGAAGCCATCAAGGGCGACCCCAAGTTCAAGGTCATCGCCTCCCAGACCGGCGACTTCACCCGCGCCAAGGGCAAGGAGGTCATGCAGGCCTTCCTCAAGTCCCACAAGGACATCGACGTCCTCTACGCCCACAACGACGACATGGCCCTCGGCGCCATCCAGGCCATCGAGGAGGCGGGCAAGAAGCCGGGCACCGACATCAAGGTGATCTCCGTCGACGGCATCAAGGACGCCTTCGTCGCCATGCAGGAGAAGAAGATCAACGTGGTCGTCGAGTGCAACCCGCTCCTCGGCGACCAGCTCATGGACCTCGTCAAGAAGGTCGCGGCGGGGGAGAGCGTCCCGCGACGGGTCGAGGTCGAGGAGGGCGTCTTCACCCAGGACCAGGCCGCCGCCGCCCTGCCCGGCCGCCAGTACTGA
- the yjfF gene encoding galactofuranose ABC transporter, permease protein YjfF — translation MSTTLAKPLHRFSARHAARLPLMVTATLLVAMFTVGSVQYEGFFSAQVLLNVLIDNGFLLVVAIGMTFVILTGGIDLSVGSMVALSTMLTAWLVEQNGLPLAVAVPVVLLVGAGGGALMGWVIHAFEIQPFIVTLAGMFLARGLCYMISTESISITDPTTTRIAQTRVLLPGGLFVSPAVVIALVVLALAFVVLHHTRFGRTVYALGGNESSARLMGLPVGRTKVMVYAVSGLCSALGGLLLTFYMLSGYALHAVGMELDAIAAAVIGGTLLTGGSGFVLGTALGVTVLGLIQTIISFQGTLSSWWTRIVIGGLLFVFILLQRLFGGSRQAE, via the coding sequence GTGAGCACCACCCTCGCCAAGCCGCTCCACCGCTTCTCGGCACGCCACGCCGCCCGCCTGCCGCTCATGGTGACGGCCACCCTCCTGGTGGCCATGTTCACGGTCGGCTCCGTGCAGTACGAAGGCTTCTTCTCCGCGCAGGTCCTGCTCAACGTCCTGATCGACAACGGCTTCCTGCTCGTCGTGGCGATCGGCATGACCTTCGTCATCCTCACCGGCGGGATCGACCTCTCGGTCGGCTCCATGGTGGCCCTGTCGACCATGCTGACCGCCTGGCTCGTCGAACAGAACGGCCTGCCGCTCGCCGTGGCGGTGCCGGTGGTCCTCCTGGTGGGAGCGGGCGGCGGAGCCCTCATGGGCTGGGTGATCCACGCCTTCGAGATCCAGCCCTTCATCGTCACCCTCGCCGGCATGTTCCTCGCCCGCGGCCTCTGCTACATGATCAGCACCGAGTCCATCTCGATCACGGACCCGACGACCACCCGGATCGCCCAGACCCGGGTGCTGCTGCCCGGCGGCCTGTTCGTCTCGCCCGCCGTGGTCATCGCCCTGGTCGTCCTCGCGCTCGCCTTCGTCGTCCTCCACCACACCCGCTTCGGCCGCACCGTCTACGCCCTCGGCGGCAACGAGTCCTCCGCCCGCCTCATGGGCCTGCCCGTGGGACGCACCAAGGTCATGGTGTACGCCGTCAGCGGCCTGTGCTCCGCCCTCGGCGGCCTGCTGCTGACCTTCTACATGCTGTCCGGCTACGCCCTGCACGCCGTCGGCATGGAACTCGACGCCATCGCCGCCGCCGTGATCGGCGGGACCCTGCTGACCGGCGGTTCCGGATTCGTCCTGGGCACCGCGCTCGGCGTGACGGTCCTCGGGCTGATCCAGACGATCATCAGCTTCCAGGGCACCCTCAGCTCGTGGTGGACCCGTATCGTCATCGGCGGTCTGCTGTTCGTCTTCATCCTCCTCCAGCGCCTCTTCGGCGGATCCCGCCAGGCGGAATAG
- a CDS encoding aldose epimerase family protein, protein MNPATPPLTGVPPVRHADPRAGERWTFGFPGGLTAEVHTRGARLHGLWAPDRNGTPADVVLAPRDPAETATTARYFGSTVGRYANRIAHGRFTLDGTPHQLTTQENGHCLHGGTDGFDTRLWEAESVHTPEWTGVLLRLRSPDGDQGFPGNLVVTVSCLIGRDDELAFSYTAVTDAATLVNLTNHAYFNLDGEGAGDVLGHELAVDASHYTPVDGDLIPDGEHRPVDGTAFDLRRPLRIADALDHPGAPGGYDHNFVLDPHGDGRLRRAAVLYAPATGRRMEVLTTEPGLQVYSAGQFDGTVLGKSGTPYRAGAGIALETQHFPDSPNRPGDPSTVLRPGERYTSRTVLRFGTRD, encoded by the coding sequence ATGAACCCAGCCACGCCCCCGCTCACCGGAGTCCCCCCGGTCCGCCACGCCGACCCGCGCGCCGGAGAACGATGGACCTTCGGCTTCCCCGGCGGACTCACGGCCGAGGTGCACACCCGCGGCGCCCGCCTCCACGGCCTGTGGGCGCCGGACCGGAACGGCACCCCGGCCGACGTGGTCCTCGCTCCCCGCGACCCGGCCGAGACGGCCACCACCGCCCGGTACTTCGGCTCCACCGTCGGCCGCTACGCCAACCGCATCGCCCACGGCCGGTTCACCCTGGACGGGACGCCGCACCAGCTGACCACCCAGGAGAACGGCCACTGCCTGCACGGCGGGACGGACGGCTTCGACACCCGGCTCTGGGAAGCCGAGAGCGTGCACACCCCGGAGTGGACCGGTGTGCTCCTGCGCCTCCGCAGCCCGGACGGCGACCAGGGCTTCCCCGGGAACCTGGTCGTCACCGTCAGCTGCCTCATCGGCCGCGACGACGAACTCGCCTTCTCCTACACGGCGGTCACCGACGCCGCCACCCTCGTCAACCTGACCAACCACGCCTACTTCAACCTCGACGGCGAGGGCGCCGGCGACGTGCTCGGCCACGAACTGGCCGTCGACGCCTCCCACTACACACCGGTCGACGGGGACCTCATACCCGACGGGGAGCACCGCCCCGTCGACGGCACCGCCTTCGACCTCCGCCGGCCGCTCAGGATCGCCGACGCCCTGGACCACCCCGGCGCGCCCGGCGGCTACGACCACAACTTCGTCCTGGACCCGCACGGCGACGGTCGGCTGCGCCGGGCCGCCGTCCTGTACGCCCCGGCCACCGGCCGGCGCATGGAGGTGCTGACCACGGAACCCGGCCTCCAGGTCTACTCCGCGGGGCAGTTCGACGGGACGGTCCTCGGCAAGAGCGGTACGCCCTACCGGGCGGGCGCCGGCATCGCGCTGGAGACCCAGCACTTCCCCGACTCCCCGAACCGCCCCGGTGACCCGTCCACGGTGCTGCGACCGGGGGAGCGGTACACGTCGAGGACGGTCCTCCGGTTCGGCACGCGCGACTGA
- a CDS encoding sugar ABC transporter ATP-binding protein, whose amino-acid sequence MTAPPTPTPTDRPVLEARGIRKAFPGVLALDGVDLRLFPGEVHALMGENGAGKSTLIKVLTGVHPPDAGTVTVDGDARRFTEPLEAQHAGISTVYQEVNLCPNLSVAENILVGREPRRFGLVHWKALHRRAAQLITELELDLDVRMPLSAHSIAVQQLVAIVRAVDVQAKVLVLDEPTSSLDRDEVAQLFALVRRLRDRGVAILFVTHFLDQVFDLCDRVTVLRNGRLEGEYRIDELTPVTLVHRMVGSELSTLDELAETSHTATAATPGSAETPLLSARGLARTGSIQPYDLDIHRGEVIGLAGLLGSGRTEAARLLFGADHADGGELRIHGERAVLRSPRTAIAHKIAFCSENRKAEGLIGELTVRENIVLALQAARGWTRPLSRARQEEIAARWTEVLDIRPADPEAQVRNLSGGNQQKVLLARWLLTDPELLILDEPTRGIDIGAKTEIQRLVSRLASEGTAVLFISAELEEVLRLSHRVGVLRDHRLVATLTNDTTLTPDRILGAIATGATS is encoded by the coding sequence ATGACAGCCCCACCCACCCCCACCCCCACCGACCGGCCGGTCCTGGAGGCCCGCGGCATCCGCAAGGCTTTCCCCGGCGTCCTCGCCCTCGACGGCGTCGACCTGCGCCTCTTCCCGGGCGAGGTCCACGCACTGATGGGGGAGAACGGCGCCGGCAAGTCGACCCTCATCAAGGTGCTCACCGGCGTCCACCCGCCCGACGCGGGCACGGTCACCGTGGACGGCGACGCCCGGCGGTTCACCGAACCCCTCGAAGCCCAGCACGCCGGCATCAGCACCGTCTACCAGGAGGTGAACCTCTGCCCCAACCTCTCGGTCGCGGAGAACATCCTCGTAGGCCGGGAACCACGGCGCTTCGGACTCGTCCACTGGAAGGCCCTCCACCGGCGCGCGGCACAGCTCATCACCGAGCTGGAACTCGACCTCGACGTCCGCATGCCCCTGAGCGCCCACTCCATCGCCGTTCAGCAACTCGTCGCGATCGTCCGCGCCGTGGACGTCCAGGCGAAGGTCCTCGTCCTCGACGAGCCCACCTCCAGCCTCGACCGCGACGAGGTCGCCCAGCTGTTCGCCCTGGTGCGCCGGCTGCGCGACCGGGGCGTCGCGATCCTCTTCGTCACCCACTTCCTCGACCAGGTCTTCGACCTGTGCGACCGGGTGACCGTCCTGCGCAACGGACGGCTCGAAGGCGAGTACCGGATCGACGAACTGACCCCCGTCACCCTCGTCCACCGCATGGTCGGCAGCGAACTGAGCACCCTCGACGAACTGGCCGAGACCTCCCACACCGCCACCGCCGCCACCCCCGGGTCCGCGGAGACCCCCCTCCTCAGCGCCCGCGGGCTCGCCCGGACCGGCTCCATCCAGCCGTACGACCTCGACATCCACCGCGGCGAGGTCATCGGCCTCGCCGGACTCCTCGGATCCGGACGGACCGAGGCCGCCCGGCTGCTCTTCGGAGCCGACCACGCCGACGGCGGCGAACTGCGGATCCACGGCGAACGCGCCGTCCTGCGCTCGCCGCGCACCGCGATCGCCCACAAGATCGCCTTCTGCTCCGAGAACCGCAAGGCGGAGGGTCTGATCGGCGAACTCACCGTCCGCGAGAACATCGTGCTCGCCCTCCAGGCCGCACGCGGCTGGACCAGACCCCTCTCGCGCGCCCGGCAGGAGGAGATCGCCGCACGATGGACCGAGGTCCTCGACATCCGCCCGGCCGACCCCGAAGCCCAGGTCCGCAACCTCAGCGGCGGCAACCAGCAGAAGGTGCTGCTCGCCCGGTGGCTGCTCACCGACCCCGAGCTGCTGATCCTGGACGAGCCCACCCGGGGCATCGACATCGGCGCCAAGACGGAGATCCAGCGGCTCGTCAGCCGCCTGGCCTCGGAAGGCACGGCGGTGCTCTTCATCTCCGCCGAACTCGAGGAAGTGCTGCGGCTCAGCCACCGGGTCGGCGTGCTGCGCGACCACCGGCTCGTCGCCACCCTCACCAACGACACCACCCTGACGCCCGACCGGATCCTGGGCGCGATCGCCACCGGAGCCACCTCATGA
- a CDS encoding zinc-dependent alcohol dehydrogenase: MSPPGKAVVLDAPGTSRLVEHVPRRPGPGEAQVRVHAAGMCGSDRDLYLGRRPAPYARYPLTPGHEWSGTVTAVGEGAPASLIGRKVVGEGLWNCATCARCRAGETDLCTAGYEETGFTRPGAMAPTLTLPARLLHTLPPDADLTAAALLEPAARAAAAVLKAGPLPGARVAVIGAGALGLFTAQLLGAFSPSELTVVGTGPGRAALADRFGATAYRTWDRPSGLVDFDLVIDAVGAASTARAATSLLRPGGRLVLTGIPVHGAAGLDPARLVARQLSIGTALGAPSGAWSSAVRAFSAARLTPLELVTHQLGVDEFERAMALTAGGDPRVGRVLLRP, translated from the coding sequence GTGAGCCCGCCGGGGAAGGCCGTCGTCCTCGACGCTCCCGGGACGTCTCGTCTCGTCGAGCACGTGCCCCGGCGGCCGGGCCCCGGCGAGGCCCAGGTGCGCGTCCACGCCGCCGGGATGTGCGGCAGCGACCGCGACCTCTACCTGGGCCGCCGCCCCGCCCCGTACGCGCGCTATCCGCTCACCCCCGGCCACGAGTGGTCCGGCACCGTCACCGCCGTGGGCGAGGGCGCGCCGGCGTCCCTCATCGGGCGGAAGGTCGTGGGCGAGGGGCTGTGGAACTGCGCGACCTGTGCCCGCTGCCGCGCCGGCGAGACCGACCTGTGCACCGCCGGCTACGAGGAGACGGGGTTCACCCGCCCCGGCGCGATGGCCCCGACCCTGACGCTACCCGCCCGGCTGCTGCACACCCTGCCGCCGGACGCCGATCTCACCGCCGCCGCGCTGCTCGAACCCGCCGCCCGCGCGGCCGCCGCCGTCCTCAAGGCGGGCCCGCTGCCCGGTGCGCGGGTGGCCGTCATCGGCGCCGGCGCCCTCGGCCTGTTCACCGCGCAGCTCCTCGGCGCCTTCTCCCCGAGCGAGCTGACGGTCGTCGGCACCGGCCCCGGCCGGGCCGCCCTGGCCGACCGCTTCGGAGCCACCGCCTACCGCACCTGGGACCGGCCTTCCGGTCTCGTGGACTTCGACCTCGTGATCGACGCCGTGGGCGCGGCGTCGACCGCGCGCGCCGCGACGTCCCTGCTGCGGCCGGGGGGACGCCTGGTGCTCACCGGCATCCCGGTCCACGGCGCGGCCGGGCTCGATCCCGCCCGGCTCGTCGCACGGCAGCTGTCGATCGGAACCGCCCTCGGAGCCCCCTCCGGCGCCTGGTCCTCCGCCGTGCGCGCCTTCTCCGCGGCGCGGCTGACACCGCTCGAACTCGTCACGCACCAGCTGGGCGTCGACGAGTTCGAGCGGGCCATGGCACTCACGGCCGGCGGCGATCCCCGTGTCGGGCGGGTCCTGCTCCGCCCCTGA
- the chvE gene encoding multiple monosaccharide ABC transporter substrate-binding protein produces MKKFRSASALLAVTTGCALLLTACGQTAEGGSQEAKEKKERTIGIAMPTKSSERWIADGRNMTESLKQAGFATTLQYGEDDPDQQVAQIENMITQGVDALVVAAINGEALSNVLQQAADADIPVISYDRLILGSPHVDYYASFDNEKVGELQATYIVEKLGLKSGAKKGPFNIELFAGSNDDNNTKYFFNGAMKVLKPYLDKKQLVVRSQQTQLNQVTTLRWDGGTAQKRMDDLLTSAYSTARVDAVLSPYDGISIGILSALKSDDYGSAAKPLPVVTGQDAEVASVKSIIAGEQTQTVYKDTRALAKVASDMVTAVLEGRKPQTNDDKTYDNGKKVVPAYLLEPVSVDKSNYRNVLVESGYIDAGALK; encoded by the coding sequence ATGAAGAAGTTCCGATCCGCATCCGCTCTCCTCGCCGTGACGACCGGCTGCGCCCTGCTCCTGACCGCCTGCGGACAGACCGCCGAGGGCGGCAGCCAGGAGGCGAAGGAGAAGAAGGAGCGCACCATCGGCATCGCGATGCCCACCAAGTCCTCCGAGCGGTGGATCGCCGACGGCCGCAACATGACCGAGAGCCTGAAGCAGGCCGGTTTCGCCACGACCCTGCAGTACGGCGAGGACGACCCCGACCAGCAGGTCGCCCAGATCGAGAACATGATCACCCAGGGCGTCGACGCGCTGGTCGTGGCCGCCATCAACGGCGAGGCCCTGTCCAACGTCCTGCAGCAGGCCGCGGACGCCGACATCCCGGTCATCTCCTACGACCGGCTCATCCTGGGCTCCCCCCACGTCGACTACTACGCCTCCTTCGACAACGAGAAGGTCGGCGAGCTGCAGGCCACGTACATCGTCGAGAAGCTGGGGCTGAAGTCCGGCGCGAAGAAGGGCCCCTTCAACATCGAGCTGTTCGCCGGCTCCAACGACGACAACAACACCAAGTACTTCTTCAACGGCGCCATGAAGGTGCTGAAGCCCTACCTCGACAAGAAGCAGCTGGTCGTGCGCTCCCAGCAGACCCAGCTCAACCAGGTCACCACCCTGCGCTGGGACGGCGGGACGGCGCAGAAGCGCATGGACGACCTGCTGACCTCCGCGTACTCCACGGCCCGCGTCGACGCCGTGCTCTCCCCCTACGACGGCATCTCCATCGGCATCCTGTCCGCGCTGAAGTCCGACGACTACGGAAGCGCCGCCAAGCCGCTGCCGGTCGTCACCGGCCAGGACGCGGAGGTCGCCTCCGTGAAGTCGATCATCGCGGGCGAGCAGACGCAGACCGTCTACAAGGACACGCGCGCCCTCGCGAAGGTCGCCTCGGACATGGTCACCGCCGTCCTGGAGGGCAGGAAGCCGCAGACCAACGACGACAAGACGTACGACAACGGCAAGAAGGTCGTTCCGGCCTACCTGCTCGAGCCGGTCAGCGTCGACAAGTCGAACTACCGCAACGTCCTGGTCGAGTCCGGCTACATCGACGCCGGGGCACTGAAGTGA
- the mmsB gene encoding multiple monosaccharide ABC transporter permease, with protein sequence MSTEVGTKTTAPAPPGAGSPVTGTPVLRMLLDGVRRNMRQYGMLFALGLIVLLFQIWTGGDLLLPRNVSNLVLQNSYILILAIGMMIVIISGHIDLSVGSLMALVGGVGAVLMVEHHVSWPVAVLLTLLLGAVAGALQGYFIAYVGIPSFIVTLAGMLLFRGLTEIFLKGQTLGPFPDGLQKVANGFLPEVGPRTNYHNLTLLLGLGLIAYVVFQEVRDRRRQREFALETLPTGLFALKVTALVAAVLLTTLLLASYKGAPVVLLILAVLLVGFGYVMRNAVIGRHVYAIGGNLPAAKLSGVKDRKVTFAVFLNMGMLAALAGLVFAARFNAASPKAGVNFELEAIAAAFIGGASMSGGVGTVLGAIIGGLVLGVLNNGMNLVGVGTDWQQVIKGLVLLAAVGFDVWNKRRAGA encoded by the coding sequence ATGAGCACCGAAGTCGGCACGAAGACGACCGCCCCGGCGCCCCCGGGCGCCGGTTCCCCGGTCACCGGGACACCGGTGCTCCGGATGCTCCTCGACGGCGTCCGGCGGAACATGCGCCAGTACGGCATGCTCTTCGCGCTGGGCCTGATCGTGCTGCTGTTCCAGATCTGGACGGGCGGCGACCTCCTGCTGCCGCGCAACGTCTCCAACCTGGTCCTGCAGAACAGCTACATCCTCATCCTGGCCATCGGCATGATGATCGTCATCATCTCCGGGCACATCGACCTGTCGGTGGGCTCGCTGATGGCCCTGGTGGGCGGCGTCGGGGCGGTGCTCATGGTCGAGCACCACGTCTCCTGGCCGGTCGCCGTGCTCCTCACCCTGCTCCTGGGGGCCGTCGCCGGCGCGCTGCAGGGCTACTTCATCGCGTACGTCGGCATACCGTCGTTCATCGTGACCCTGGCCGGCATGCTGCTCTTCCGCGGGCTCACGGAGATCTTCCTCAAGGGGCAGACGCTCGGCCCGTTCCCGGACGGCCTGCAGAAGGTCGCCAACGGCTTCCTGCCGGAGGTCGGGCCGCGCACGAACTACCACAACCTGACGCTGCTCCTCGGCCTGGGCCTGATCGCCTACGTGGTCTTCCAGGAGGTCCGGGACCGTCGCCGCCAGCGGGAGTTCGCCCTGGAGACGCTCCCCACCGGCCTGTTCGCGCTGAAGGTGACCGCGCTGGTGGCCGCGGTACTGCTCACGACCCTGCTGCTCGCCAGCTACAAGGGCGCGCCGGTGGTCCTGCTCATCCTGGCCGTGCTGCTCGTCGGCTTCGGTTACGTGATGCGCAACGCGGTGATCGGCCGCCACGTGTACGCGATCGGCGGCAACCTGCCCGCCGCGAAGCTGTCCGGCGTCAAGGACCGGAAGGTGACCTTCGCGGTCTTCCTCAACATGGGGATGCTCGCGGCGCTCGCCGGGCTCGTCTTCGCGGCGCGCTTCAACGCGGCCTCGCCGAAGGCGGGCGTGAACTTCGAGCTGGAGGCCATCGCCGCCGCGTTCATCGGCGGGGCGTCGATGAGCGGAGGCGTCGGCACCGTCCTGGGCGCCATCATCGGCGGTCTGGTGCTCGGCGTGCTCAACAACGGCATGAACCTCGTCGGGGTGGGCACCGACTGGCAGCAGGTCATCAAGGGCCTCGTGCTGCTGGCCGCGGTCGGCTTCGACGTGTGGAACAAGCGGCGGGCGGGCGCCTGA